In Ornithorhynchus anatinus isolate Pmale09 chromosome 5, mOrnAna1.pri.v4, whole genome shotgun sequence, the DNA window GGTCATAAGGGGTGTGGGGCGTTAGCGGGAAAGGGCtggtgaaaataaaaataaatactattgaatgaatgatctggaaAAGCTGCTTGAAGGAGGTGGGCTTCTAATGAAGgctagggggaagcagcgtggcttagtggaaagagcacgggcctgggagtcagaggccatgggtgctaatccctgctccacatgacttctctgtgcctcggttccctcatttgtaaaatgggattccatgattgtgagctttctgtggggcagggaacgtgtccaacttgattctcttgtgtcttcctcagcgcttagaacattggcacattgtaagcactaaaaaaaccccacaattattattaggaatgtgggaaggacctggggtcctaaagtgagttccaccacttgtctgctgtggcgccttgggcaagccacttcactcctgtgcctcacctcatccataaatggggattaagactatgagccccgtgtgcaccatggaccgagtccaatctgattagcttgtgtctaccccagggcttagtacggtccctggcacgcagtaaggacttaacaaataccatttaaaaaacaaaggaGAGGGTTCTGGGTGTTGGGGGAAGTGGCTTGTACAATGGGTTGGAGAGAGGAGCGTCGGGTGTGGGGGCCCCCGGAACAGGTTGGTTTgggtgaggcagaggaagaggagggcagttagatggggtggggaggagtaagTGGAACATAGAAGCCCGAGAGCTAAGTGGGGGCCCCGTGCAGGGGCTGGGCTGAAAGATGGAGGGACGCGACCAGGCCCGACGCTGGACGCCTGGCTCCAAACTGGCCTCCCCTGCGGTGTGGCAGGAAGGCCGCTAGGtggcgccccctccccgcccaggctTCTGCGCAGGCGCCCTGAGGACCTGGACTGcgccgccgctgctgcccgggcttcattcattcattcgcatttcgttcattcattcaatagtatttattgagcgcttactatgggcagagcaccgtactaagcgcttggaatgtacaaatcggtaacagatagagacagtccctgccctttgacgggttcacagtctaatccggggagacggacagacaggaacaatagcaataaatagaatcaaggggatgaacatctcattaaaacaatagcaaataaatcgaatcaaggcgatgtacatttcattaacaaaacgcgtactataataatgttggtatttgttaagcgcttactatgtgcagagcactgttctaagcgctgggggagatacagggtcatcaggatgtcccacgtgaggctcgcagttaatcctcattttacagatgagctcactgaggcacagagaagtgaagtgacttgcccacagtcacacagtggacaagcggcagagccgggattcgaacccaccgtctctgactcccaagcctggcttctttccactgagcctcctgCGCATACagtttgcagagccctggactaagctcgtgggaaactacaatgcaatagtgaacagtgacaatcccttcccacaacgagttcagagtcggggggagacagacatcaatacaaataaacacataactacaaataaataaaattacatatatatgtatatatttataagtgttgtggggctgggggggggggggggtgctgccagggagagcaaagggagcaagtcaggcaatgcaaagggagtgggagatgaggaaaagtggggcttagtctggaaaaacttcttgggggagatgtggcttccataagactttgaagtgggggagagtcattgtctggcagatttgaggagggaggatgttccagaccagaggcaggggtgggcggcgagacaggcgagatggaggcacagtgagaagtttaggaccagaggagggaagtgtgtgagctgggttgtagaatgagagaagagaggtgaggtaggtgggggcaaggtgatggagagttttaaagtcaatgggaagGGGGTTTGTTTGGTATTGTCTAAGTGGGTGGGAGGCTGATCAATCCACCGGGCCCGACCTCCGGCCTCGCGTGACCACAGAGCCTCCTCCCgcgcagcagcatggcccagtgcaaAGAGTCCGGGCCTAGGTCCTTATCCCGGCCCTgtcctttgctgtgtgacctcggccaagtcacttcacttccctggaccttcgtttcctcatcggtataatggggattcaagacctgttctccctcctatttaaactgggaACTCTGGGTGAGactgggtgtccaacctgatttatctaccccagtccttagaacaggctttgacagatggtaagtgcttaacagatgccataaataataattattatgatgatattaataataaaaataataataaaaaccctccctccccaactcagcCTGTTAGTGAGAGTGGCCGGATTCTTGGGCCCAGACTCAGTGGCTTTACAGGTGGTTGATGGCGGAGCAATTATGTTAACAAGGCTGTGGCTGGCTCCGAGGCCGAGAGAGGCTACTAGAGGCTCGGTCCCTCTGTCCCTCGGTCCCTTGGTCTCTTGGTCCCCACCGGCCGCCGGACCTGGGACCCGGGGGTGGACAGGACGCTTGAGGAGCAGCCCACGCTGCTGCCCGGTGAGGAAGATGGAGCTTTACTGCTAGGACCCAGGCGTCGGCCCCCTCTAGGACAGGCTTCAGGGTAACAACGGGCAGGGATGAAGCCCAGGCTGACCAAGCAGGGCGTGGAGGTCACCAGGGACACAGGGATGGAGAAGCACcaaggcctagtgaaaggaacccgggtctgggaatcagaaggacctgggttctagtcccggctctgccacttgtctgctttgtgacctgggataagtcacttcaaGTCACTCTACTAATTGACTTCAagtcactgaactaaatgctcaataagtacaactgaatgaacttcacttctctgtccctcagttaccttatctgtaaagtggggattattcattcagtcattcatttattcgtatttatcgagcgctaaccttgtgcaaagcactattctaagcacttgggagggtacactataacaggaaacagtcacgttccctgctcacaacaagcttaaagtctatagggataaaaactgtgatccccatgtgggacagggactgtgtccaatctgatttacttgcatccaccccagcgcttagtacagtttctggcacacatgaagcccttaagaaatactacagagGCCCCAGgcagtgacttaacctctctcctctacagccctttcctttcccaagcCACTGAGCTGGGGACTTTGAAcccaatcatcagtcaatcactggcatttattgagcacttactgtgtgctgagcacagttactaagtgcttgggagagtacaataggacagagttgatagacatcgattgtatttattgagtacttactgtgtgcagagaactgtactaagcgccattgaatgaatgaactaagcacttagggagagagaagcagcctggcctagtggaaagagcacggcccgggagaggtcatagattctgctacatgtcagctgggtgaccttgggccagtcacttaacttctctgtgcctaagttccctcatctgtaaaatggggatcaagactgtgaggcccatgagaaacatggactgtgtccaacctgattaccttgtatctactccagggcttagaacagtgcttggcacatagcaagcacttaataaatgccactattattgttattattactgtatgacagagttggtagacacttcccctgtccacaaggagtttacagtctagaggataggaaCAGCTTGGGGCTGGGGAGATCAAGTCTGAGACCCTCTTGAGGGCaggcccacccaccccccaaccccttgcTACTGAACTTTATGAACCCCGGTACCCCCACGCCCTCTCACTGTGGTGCCTTGCCCCTggttttaatgttaatgttggtatttgttaagcgcttactatgtgccaagcactgttctaagcgctggaggctcAGCTCGTTCTAGCCATGCTTGCCTGACGGTGTCTAGCctagcatctagactgtaagctcctttttctttttaatgctatttgttgagcgcttcctatgtgtcagacactgtactaagccctgggatagacacacactaatcaggttgatcacagtccctgtcccacgggggtttcagagtcttaatccccattttacagatgaaagaactgagacacagacaagtgaagtgacttgcccaacgtcagacagcagacaagcatcgGAGCCGGCaacagagcccaggtctttctgactcccaggcccttgctctattcactaggccaagctgcttcttttggTGAACAGGGTAGGTTTCTACTAACTTtgatgtatcgtactctcctaagcgctcagtatagggctctgcacaccaatTGATTGGTGGGGTCACCTCCGGCCAGCACGGGAAGGGGCCAAACCGATCTGATGGTTCCTGGGGGAAtcgacctcaatttcctctctgGAGACCCTGTGACCTCCTCCCCAGATCCACTCCAGGGGCTGCTGCTCCCCTCGTTCGCTTTCCGCCTCGGTCTCTACTCAACCaggcccctcccttcaccccaagaTCCCAGCCTGGACTGTGTAGTCcctcccctgactcttccctttgTCCAGTTAATCTCCCTTTAATTTCACGAGGCGGCGAGGGTGACGCGTCCCAAAAGGCCCGGcattcctccccgctcccttaCTCCTGAGCCCCCTCCACTTCCCAACCTAGTTTGGTCACCCTCACCCCCCAAAACCTTTCCCTCTAGGCCTTGGGCTGGGACCCTACTCTTATTAACCTGGGTTCCTTCCCAACCTCCGGTCCCCACTCCCCCAGATAGCCATCTAATAACCCCATGCTCCCTGGCTCCTGGGGAGCAGGCAAGGGActggagggcggaggggaggtgGCATTAACGAGGCGGTGGGGGTGGTGCCCTGGGCCCCATAAACGCTCTGGCGTCCCCGGCGACAGATTAAAAGCAGGGGGGGGGTGAGGGCTGGACCGGGAGGAAACACCAAGCCCTTGGACACTCTGGGAGCAGACGGGGCCACGCGGAGAGACCCACCTTCCCGAAACAGCCCCGCCACAGAAGACACCCGGGACCCCAGTGTTCTCGGCCCCCAGCCATCCCACTCTGTCTCTGTgaccctctctctgtgtctctgtcgtAGTTGTTTCTTCCTCtcgtgccccctccctctccccaccatgcTATCTGGGGTCTTTGCCCTCTTCCTGTTGGCCTCCGGTAAGGTCggggctgagctggggagggcaggaagggacgGGCAGAGGGTCCGCGGCTCAGGGTGGAGGGCTAGGGAGGAAGCAGGTCTTTTTGGAGAAACCTCAACACCAGTGGAaggtgtggggggcggggcgggagggggttcgGATCTGGTGCTAATGCAGGGTGCGAGGTGATCTGGCGGGCCAGGGGAGAGTCGGGTcagtccccctctctcccctcgcccTCCCGACCCTCCCCATAGCCTGGGCCCAAGAGGACGAAAACAAGATCATCGGAGGTTATGACTGCGCTCCCCACTCACAGCCCTGGCAGGCGGCTGTGCAGACCACCCTCGGCCAGCTGCGCTGCGGGGGCACCTTGCTGAGTGACCGTTGGGTCCTCACCGCCGCCCACTGCGCCTATCCGTGAGCCGGGGAGGACGGGCCAGGCGTTGGGAGGGAccccgagggccggggagggtcccGAAATGTGGAAAGAAGGTTGGTGGTAGGGGGAGAAGGCTGGAAAGGGGGTCGGAAGGACTGTTGGGGGTGGACGGTGGGAGTTGGGACAAGAGGGCCGGGAATTAAAGGAAAATCCCCGGGGAGTCTGAgtacaagtccttagtacagtcctctgagcacagtaagcgctcagtaaatatggctgaatgaaatgaatgaaggtggggcTCCCTAAATCAGAGGCCGGAAGGAGGGGATAGGTCTCCCCAGGGAAGATGCagcagctggagggagggaggacagactcCCAGCAGGACTTCCAGttggggaaagggtgggagacCCAAGGCAGTGTGGAAGGTAGGGAGGCTGGGTGGGAAGACCCCCAAGTAGGGGGAGCAGGGGCCCCGAAGCAGGGGGCAGACTGGAATGCCTCGGGGCAGACAAAGTGTTGTGCGGTGGGGATGCAGGTTTCTGCGCGTGAGCCTGGGAAAGCATGACCTTCGGTGGTGGGAGCCAACGGAGCAGCGGCGCTTGGTGGTCCGTCAGATCCCCCACCCCAGCTACAACCCCCGCACTCAGGACAGCGACCTCATGCTGCTGCGGCTGGACAGGCCCGTCCAGCTGACCCCGGCCGTGCAGCCCCTGGGCCTCTCCCCGGACTGCGCCGCGCCCGGGACCCCCTGCCGCGTGTCCGGCTGGGGCACCATCTCCTCACCCTTAGGTCAGGGTGGCCGCCGGGGCTGGatgaaagggggcggggggcggcccggcccggatcCCAGGGTCTGGGGGAGCTTGGGGTATTCAGGTCCCCAGAGGAgcaggcttggagaagcagcacggcctagttgaTCGACcgcggacctgagagtcagaaggacttggatcctaattctggctcctcctcttgtcttctgtgtgaccttgaa includes these proteins:
- the KLK14 gene encoding kallikrein-14, whose amino-acid sequence is MGDAQGCWTTANRRHFCIQICFFLSCPLPLPTMLSGVFALFLLASAWAQEDENKIIGGYDCAPHSQPWQAAVQTTLGQLRCGGTLLSDRWVLTAAHCAYPFLRVSLGKHDLRWWEPTEQRRLVVRQIPHPSYNPRTQDSDLMLLRLDRPVQLTPAVQPLGLSPDCAAPGTPCRVSGWGTISSPLVRYPDILQCVNIQIVSDKACQGAYPGGITPSMVCAGDWQGGKDSCQGDSGGPLVCRGKLQGLVSWGLEQCGLSNHPGVYTNLCKFTRWIQNTMRGK